In Leptospira hartskeerlii, a single window of DNA contains:
- a CDS encoding alpha/beta fold hydrolase, with protein sequence METVLENKKPSPKLPDGYYTSKLGKIAYWIEGKGKPIFLLHSAGHDHNDFESIAPSLSEKYKVISLDWPGHGLSENPQPAASASAVEYAEILPDLVKQLAPEGGIFIGNSLGGFASMNLALKKPELVKGLVIVDSGGLNDPDWITKSFAGLKSKVWFTGLVWNFFPNHYIKIRNKYTESILTRIKEREDVEGAKEVNASIWKSFLDERHDLREKVSQIQAPTLIVWGEFDPVIDPKLALKLHEKVKGSKLAYLKTGHVPFAENPKEFLKVTLPFLDSI encoded by the coding sequence ATGGAAACAGTTTTAGAAAACAAAAAACCATCCCCAAAATTACCGGACGGATATTATACTTCAAAGTTAGGAAAGATCGCCTATTGGATAGAAGGAAAAGGAAAACCGATCTTTCTACTCCATTCGGCAGGGCATGATCATAACGATTTCGAATCGATTGCACCAAGTTTATCAGAAAAATATAAAGTAATTTCATTGGATTGGCCAGGTCACGGTTTATCCGAGAATCCTCAACCTGCAGCCTCCGCTTCTGCAGTAGAATATGCGGAAATATTGCCTGACCTAGTCAAACAGCTCGCTCCGGAAGGAGGGATCTTTATCGGAAACTCACTGGGAGGATTCGCTTCTATGAATCTTGCCCTGAAAAAACCGGAACTTGTAAAAGGACTAGTAATCGTGGATAGTGGAGGCTTAAATGATCCGGACTGGATCACTAAAAGTTTTGCAGGATTAAAATCCAAAGTTTGGTTTACCGGACTCGTTTGGAACTTCTTCCCGAATCATTATATAAAAATAAGAAACAAATATACTGAGTCCATCCTAACAAGGATCAAAGAGAGAGAAGACGTAGAAGGCGCAAAAGAAGTGAACGCTTCGATCTGGAAAAGTTTTTTGGACGAAAGACATGATCTAAGAGAAAAGGTATCCCAGATACAAGCTCCAACCTTGATCGTATGGGGAGAATTTGACCCGGTCATAGATCCAAAACTCGCACTTAAACTTCATGAGAAAGTGAAAGGCTCCAAACTCGCCTATCTAAAGACTGGACACGTCCCTTTTGCAGAAAATCCAAAAGAATTCTTAAAGGTAACCCTTCCCTTTTTGGATTCTATCTAA
- a CDS encoding Crp/Fnr family transcriptional regulator — MDQKDHPWEKIYQTVNRVSPIPKEVWKKSEQLYTIRKLEYGDFLIKQGAQPTEFAFVFSGVLREYYLTDQGNEYIKSFNFPGDFTGSYFDLLTEQPSTCNIRAITDCELAVAKFSEFRKLFSQDIAWERLGRIFAENLFLKKARREYELLALSAEERYDLLLESRPDIEELVPQYHIASYLGITPVSLSRIRAKRK; from the coding sequence ATGGATCAGAAAGATCATCCTTGGGAAAAAATTTACCAAACCGTGAACCGGGTCTCTCCCATCCCTAAAGAAGTCTGGAAAAAATCAGAACAATTATATACGATCCGCAAATTAGAATACGGTGATTTCCTGATCAAACAAGGCGCACAACCCACTGAGTTTGCATTCGTATTCTCAGGCGTCTTGAGAGAATATTATCTCACCGACCAAGGCAACGAGTACATCAAAAGTTTCAATTTCCCGGGAGACTTTACAGGGTCTTATTTCGATCTACTTACCGAACAACCTTCTACTTGCAATATCAGAGCAATCACCGATTGCGAACTCGCAGTCGCAAAATTTTCAGAATTTAGAAAACTATTCTCCCAAGACATCGCCTGGGAAAGGCTCGGAAGAATATTCGCAGAGAACTTATTCTTAAAAAAAGCAAGAAGAGAATATGAACTCTTAGCTTTAAGTGCAGAAGAAAGATATGATCTTCTATTAGAATCCAGACCTGATATAGAAGAACTTGTTCCTCAATACCATATCGCCTCTTATTTAGGGATTACACCCGTGTCTTTAAGCAGGATCCGAGCGAAGAGAAAATAA
- a CDS encoding LCP family protein, giving the protein MSPNKPIRPFNLFPLWIAAGFLFLALLFFLFRNFRRTGLDEKISSGKPIHILFHAVGNDDVYEFGFLATIFPSQERVGLFFFHPITTFEDPEDSLEQIKSKATSAVKDAVQDILGSKPNYTVKINASSFIKIVDILGGVNLYTDNRTNRVSPSYVREPGLYSYSGEDAYDYVSYMDKKETLDYLDRISRQESAVLSIYETLYENKELLNSFWSEMVFNLIDSDFSKEDFYTLLKFATSHRLAFGITELPGEPALDPKTRRLFLTADPARASVAVRKFHKDVSAEIFTDGEYARTEVLNGTDVAGLAKDVRTTLADKRIKVLSVDNAWTKDIKKTVILDRSGNTAVADKISSILEKTKVYHVLRKDLGLDSTVLLGSDIEPKK; this is encoded by the coding sequence TTGAGTCCTAACAAACCGATTCGACCTTTTAATCTTTTTCCATTATGGATCGCGGCAGGCTTTCTATTTTTGGCATTGTTATTTTTTCTATTTCGTAATTTCAGAAGGACCGGCTTGGACGAAAAGATCAGTTCAGGTAAACCGATCCATATTCTTTTCCATGCAGTAGGAAATGACGACGTATACGAGTTCGGATTTTTAGCGACGATCTTCCCTTCTCAAGAAAGAGTCGGCTTATTTTTCTTTCATCCGATCACTACATTCGAAGATCCGGAAGATAGTTTAGAACAAATTAAATCCAAAGCAACATCGGCAGTAAAAGATGCTGTTCAGGATATCTTAGGCTCTAAGCCGAATTATACAGTAAAGATCAACGCTTCTTCCTTCATTAAGATTGTAGATATCTTAGGTGGAGTGAATTTATACACTGATAATCGCACTAATAGAGTTTCTCCTTCCTATGTGAGAGAACCTGGTTTGTATTCTTATTCAGGAGAAGATGCGTATGATTACGTTTCTTATATGGATAAGAAGGAAACCTTGGACTATTTGGATCGTATCAGCAGGCAAGAAAGCGCTGTTCTATCTATTTACGAAACTTTGTATGAAAACAAAGAACTTCTGAATTCATTTTGGTCGGAGATGGTGTTCAATCTGATAGATTCCGATTTTTCCAAAGAGGATTTTTACACTCTTCTAAAATTTGCTACTTCTCATAGACTGGCATTCGGGATCACTGAACTCCCTGGGGAGCCAGCTTTAGATCCAAAAACAAGGCGTTTGTTCTTAACCGCAGACCCTGCGAGAGCTTCCGTTGCAGTTCGAAAATTTCATAAAGATGTATCTGCTGAAATTTTCACCGACGGAGAATACGCCAGAACGGAAGTATTAAACGGAACTGATGTAGCCGGTCTTGCAAAAGATGTTAGAACTACTTTAGCGGATAAAAGGATTAAGGTCCTTTCTGTGGACAATGCCTGGACAAAGGATATCAAAAAAACGGTCATCTTAGATCGTTCAGGAAACACCGCAGTAGCGGATAAAATTTCATCCATATTAGAAAAAACAAAAGTATACCATGTATTAAGAAAGGACCTAGGATTGGACTCTACCGTTCTCTTAGGATCCGATATAGAGCCTAAAAAATAA
- the sigJ gene encoding RNA polymerase sigma factor SigJ, which translates to MNTQERLDQFIENKGLVFGIAYKMTGSVVEAEDIVQETFLRWEKSKEEKIRSPKAFLSTVAARLSLDSLRKAKRKRETYIGPWLPEPLAPEPMEEELDPETLDLAFLHLLEKLNPIERAVFLLRESFEMGYDSISKVVGKNQENCRQILKRAKESLKSDRKKYDAPSEKRKKIFRDFLLASSKGKPELLVPFLKEEIVLWSDGGGKVNAARIPIIGKERASHFYIRTGSNKLKYTLDFYFGMVNGAEALIGYYKDQPAYMQNFLIDEDGISKIYSVLNPDKLKSMENKQKLIDEGLIYPLENFLLFPHTYRKKVAKWLNPVAKLVKWAIVR; encoded by the coding sequence ATGAATACCCAGGAAAGACTAGATCAATTTATAGAAAACAAAGGTTTGGTCTTTGGGATCGCCTATAAGATGACAGGAAGCGTTGTAGAAGCTGAGGATATAGTGCAGGAGACTTTTCTGAGATGGGAAAAATCCAAGGAAGAAAAAATTAGATCTCCAAAAGCATTCTTATCCACTGTTGCAGCCAGACTCTCCCTGGATTCTCTCCGAAAAGCAAAAAGAAAAAGGGAAACGTATATAGGTCCCTGGTTACCGGAGCCATTGGCTCCGGAACCTATGGAAGAAGAGCTAGATCCTGAAACATTGGATCTAGCATTTTTGCATCTATTAGAAAAATTGAATCCGATCGAAAGAGCGGTATTTCTACTCAGAGAAAGTTTCGAGATGGGATACGATTCCATTTCTAAAGTTGTGGGGAAAAATCAGGAGAACTGTAGGCAAATTTTAAAACGAGCAAAAGAATCACTTAAATCGGATCGCAAAAAATACGATGCTCCCTCCGAAAAAAGGAAAAAGATTTTCCGTGATTTTTTACTCGCTTCTTCCAAAGGAAAACCGGAACTACTGGTTCCTTTTCTAAAGGAAGAGATCGTTCTTTGGTCGGATGGCGGAGGAAAAGTAAACGCCGCAAGGATCCCGATTATTGGAAAAGAAAGAGCTTCCCATTTTTATATTCGAACCGGAAGTAATAAGCTCAAATACACTTTGGATTTCTATTTTGGAATGGTAAATGGTGCGGAAGCTTTGATCGGTTATTACAAAGATCAACCCGCTTATATGCAAAATTTCTTAATAGACGAAGATGGAATTTCCAAAATCTATTCAGTCCTAAATCCGGATAAATTAAAATCGATGGAGAACAAACAAAAGTTAATTGATGAAGGATTGATCTATCCTCTCGAAAACTTTTTATTATTCCCCCATACCTATCGCAAGAAGGTAGCAAAATGGCTAAACCCGGTTGCCAAATTAGTAAAATGGGCAATCGTAAGGTGA
- a CDS encoding TolC family protein produces MLRPANIPWLRKFYLRLLLVGAFGFPASQFAQELDPSLQNRPRVLKLTLKEAVNYVLANNITVRNAGMEFVKADTAELKNLSQYAWTLVGGFSKTKTNLPLNNNNVLSGTKISNDRVNVGIQKNFQTLTYFSLELSHTRFDADAFETQAAAARLGAVGSYLAAPPQYTDALTVTLGQELLKYSFGQTEKEKQKVLQQNAVIRRDELVNILAQLVVKTLVDYWSLSVYDSQVETFDRLEKNTKNIRDLTVRKRNLGLSEGFEVNQWNSALTQTENSLERARLARSEAERNLIRVLNVDPSSKISGITDLQERVPNDINPTKDYQYALDHRIDLKNLIRQRQIAELELKIKNAEDMPSLKITGSYSTRGQTFLNPQTNYVNPDTGMMSFKYPEKTLNFALSYPLFDTGIQTDIRDAKLKLDILSKQETELRTLIKEELDNRYYAIVAGQELLETANTRKEEAEKFYRGVQARFNQGRFTAVLVKSALDGLIQAELQVAQARINFNVDIIRYELARNSVFEKFGVNVDEIVDTIIKNEVAKAQQATPSNN; encoded by the coding sequence ATGCTTAGGCCTGCAAATATTCCTTGGTTAAGGAAATTTTATCTGCGACTCTTGCTTGTCGGAGCTTTTGGTTTTCCAGCTTCACAGTTCGCCCAAGAGTTAGACCCTTCCCTTCAAAATAGACCTAGAGTTCTTAAACTCACGTTGAAAGAAGCGGTCAATTATGTCCTAGCGAATAATATCACAGTTAGAAACGCTGGGATGGAATTCGTGAAAGCGGATACTGCCGAGTTAAAAAATCTATCTCAATATGCATGGACGCTGGTCGGCGGTTTTTCGAAAACAAAAACTAATCTTCCTCTGAATAATAATAACGTTCTCTCCGGGACAAAGATCTCAAACGATCGGGTAAACGTAGGGATCCAGAAAAACTTCCAAACTCTGACTTATTTTAGCTTAGAACTGAGCCATACTAGATTTGACGCGGACGCATTCGAGACTCAGGCAGCTGCTGCGAGGCTAGGTGCAGTCGGTTCTTATTTAGCAGCTCCTCCTCAATACACGGATGCATTGACTGTAACTCTTGGTCAGGAACTTTTAAAGTATTCTTTCGGCCAAACTGAGAAGGAAAAACAAAAAGTCTTACAACAAAACGCGGTCATTCGTAGGGATGAGTTAGTTAATATTCTCGCACAGCTTGTAGTAAAAACTCTGGTAGATTATTGGAGTTTGAGTGTTTACGATTCTCAGGTAGAAACATTCGATAGATTAGAGAAGAATACCAAGAATATTCGGGATCTTACCGTAAGGAAACGTAATCTGGGTCTTTCCGAAGGATTCGAAGTCAATCAATGGAATAGTGCTCTCACTCAAACTGAAAACAGTTTAGAAAGAGCAAGACTTGCTAGATCGGAAGCAGAAAGAAATTTGATCCGAGTTTTGAACGTAGATCCAAGTTCTAAAATTTCAGGAATTACGGATCTCCAAGAAAGAGTACCGAACGATATTAATCCTACCAAAGATTATCAATACGCATTGGATCATAGAATTGATCTAAAAAATTTGATCCGCCAAAGACAGATCGCAGAATTAGAACTGAAGATCAAAAATGCGGAAGATATGCCTTCTTTAAAGATTACTGGAAGTTATTCCACGAGAGGACAGACATTCTTAAATCCTCAGACAAACTATGTGAATCCTGATACCGGGATGATGTCTTTTAAGTATCCGGAAAAAACTTTAAATTTCGCATTATCTTATCCTTTATTCGATACAGGGATCCAAACAGATATCAGAGATGCAAAACTCAAACTGGATATCTTGTCTAAACAAGAAACAGAACTTAGGACTCTGATCAAAGAAGAGTTGGACAATAGATATTATGCAATCGTTGCAGGACAGGAACTTTTAGAAACCGCAAACACTCGTAAAGAAGAAGCGGAGAAGTTCTACAGAGGTGTCCAAGCGCGTTTCAATCAAGGAAGGTTTACCGCAGTATTAGTTAAGTCCGCTCTGGATGGTTTGATCCAAGCTGAGTTGCAAGTAGCTCAAGCAAGGATTAACTTTAATGTGGACATCATCCGCTACGAACTAGCGAGAAATTCAGTTTTCGAAAAGTTCGGAGTGAATGTGGATGAGATCGTAGACACGATCATCAAAAACGAAGTAGCTAAAGCACAACAAGCTACTCCATCTAATAACTAA
- a CDS encoding thioredoxin domain-containing protein, whose product MKTPDKKLNRLASEKSPYLLQHSTNPVDWFPWSEEAFTKAKSENKMIFLSIGYATCHWCHVMEKESFENETTAEVLNRDYVSIKVDREERPDVDRIYMDALHAMGQQGGWPLNMFLTPEGKPITGGTYFPPVPKYGRKSFTEVLGILSGLWKDKKEELLEASEDLTKHLKESEEAKALAGTTEMSSPGSEVFENGFLLYDRLYDPDYAGFKSNSVNKFPPSMGLSFLLRYHKSTGEPKALEMVEETLTAMKKGGIYDQIGGGLCRYSTDHHWLVPHFEKMLYDNSLFLEALVECYQAVGEERYKDYAYDVIEYLHRDMRLSGGGIASAEDADSEGEEGLFYLWTKEEVREVCGQDSSLLDEFWNITEKGNFEEKNILHESFRMNFSRLHGLEPSELEEIVSRNRKKLLEKRSERIRPLRDDKILFSWNCLYIKALTKAAMAFGDGDLLREAEETYKFLEKNLIREDGRLLRRFREGEARFLAYSTDYAEFVLASLYLFQAGKGFRYLENAIRYTEEAIRLFRSPSGVFFDSGIDGESLLRRTVDGYDGVEPSANSSFANVFVLLSKLGVVDSEKYLQYADSIFSYFKPELETYPMNYPCMLSALWLRKSPGRELAVVYSSQEELLPIWKGVGSLFLPETVLVWANDKEAEENGEKFLLLRNRNSGGGVKAYVCVGFHCELPVSDWSSLRAKLVED is encoded by the coding sequence ATGAAAACTCCAGATAAAAAATTGAACCGACTCGCGTCTGAAAAAAGTCCTTATCTACTCCAACATTCTACCAATCCAGTGGATTGGTTTCCTTGGTCAGAAGAGGCATTTACAAAGGCAAAATCCGAGAATAAAATGATCTTCTTATCCATCGGTTATGCTACCTGCCATTGGTGCCATGTAATGGAGAAGGAATCGTTTGAGAATGAAACGACTGCCGAAGTTTTAAATAGAGATTACGTTTCCATTAAGGTAGATCGGGAAGAAAGACCGGATGTGGATCGGATCTATATGGATGCGTTACATGCCATGGGACAGCAAGGAGGCTGGCCTTTGAATATGTTCCTAACACCTGAAGGCAAGCCGATTACAGGTGGTACTTATTTTCCTCCAGTTCCCAAGTATGGTCGAAAAAGTTTCACGGAAGTTTTGGGAATTCTATCCGGTTTATGGAAAGATAAAAAAGAAGAATTACTCGAGGCTTCGGAAGATCTGACCAAACACTTGAAAGAATCTGAAGAAGCTAAAGCGCTTGCGGGAACAACCGAGATGTCTTCTCCAGGATCGGAAGTATTCGAGAATGGATTTCTATTATATGATCGATTGTATGATCCGGATTATGCAGGCTTCAAATCCAATTCCGTAAATAAATTTCCACCTAGCATGGGGCTTAGCTTTTTATTACGTTATCATAAATCTACCGGCGAACCGAAAGCTCTCGAAATGGTAGAGGAGACCTTAACTGCGATGAAGAAAGGTGGGATCTACGACCAGATCGGTGGAGGCCTTTGTAGATACTCTACCGATCATCATTGGTTGGTTCCTCATTTCGAAAAGATGTTGTACGATAATTCTCTCTTTTTGGAAGCTTTAGTAGAATGTTACCAAGCGGTAGGCGAAGAAAGATACAAGGACTATGCCTACGATGTGATCGAATATCTTCATCGTGATATGAGATTATCAGGTGGCGGAATTGCAAGTGCGGAAGACGCGGATTCGGAAGGAGAAGAAGGACTATTCTACCTATGGACAAAAGAAGAAGTGAGAGAAGTTTGTGGACAAGACTCTTCTCTTTTAGATGAATTTTGGAATATTACCGAAAAAGGAAATTTCGAAGAGAAAAATATTCTGCATGAATCATTCAGGATGAATTTTTCTAGGCTTCATGGTTTGGAGCCTTCCGAGTTAGAAGAGATCGTTTCCAGAAATAGAAAAAAACTTTTAGAAAAACGTTCTGAAAGGATCAGACCTCTTAGAGACGATAAGATCCTATTCTCTTGGAATTGTTTGTATATCAAGGCACTGACAAAAGCCGCAATGGCATTCGGAGACGGAGATCTATTAAGAGAAGCGGAAGAAACATATAAATTCTTAGAAAAAAATCTGATCCGAGAGGACGGAAGATTACTTAGAAGATTTAGAGAAGGAGAGGCCAGGTTCCTAGCGTATAGCACTGATTATGCGGAATTCGTATTGGCTTCCTTATACCTATTCCAAGCCGGAAAAGGGTTTAGATATTTGGAGAATGCGATCCGTTATACAGAGGAAGCAATCCGGCTTTTTAGAAGCCCTTCCGGTGTGTTTTTTGATTCGGGTATAGATGGAGAATCATTACTTAGAAGAACAGTAGATGGATATGATGGAGTCGAACCTTCTGCCAATAGTTCCTTTGCGAATGTATTCGTTCTTCTTTCCAAGTTAGGTGTGGTGGATTCGGAAAAATATCTACAATATGCGGATTCAATCTTTTCGTATTTCAAACCTGAATTGGAAACTTATCCGATGAATTATCCGTGTATGCTTTCCGCTTTATGGCTTAGAAAATCTCCCGGAAGAGAACTTGCAGTAGTATATTCCTCTCAAGAAGAATTATTACCGATATGGAAAGGTGTTGGATCCTTATTCTTACCTGAAACGGTACTTGTTTGGGCTAACGATAAGGAAGCGGAGGAGAATGGAGAAAAATTCTTACTTCTAAGAAATAGAAATTCAGGAGGAGGAGTGAAAGCATACGTCTGCGTAGGATTCCACTGCGAACTCCCAGTGTCGGACTGGTCTAGCTTAAGAGCAAAATTGGTGGAAGATTAA
- a CDS encoding cytochrome-c peroxidase: MKRIFFLILFFVSILGLIVCKEKKPIRELEGFVVKSVIHPSNNPFNQEKVELGKTLYFDSRLSFNQDVSCASCHNTASPSEGFPRTKIHNPAPSLTNVALYKDVFKDPEAKELEDLVKDKVHSKLMFQNETKLVQRISSIQGYKELFEKAYGDPEISAERIVLALSTFQRTIVSKNSSFDKFVMGEDTALTPAQIRGWNVFQNKAKCIQCHQGPNFSDSELHTTGLAGIKDKVRTPTLRDVTKKKTFMHNGIFGSIEDTVNHFAEGGHSKAVHDPMLKPAELSDQDKKDLIEFLKALEGEPIQLEIPSIPKA, translated from the coding sequence ATGAAGCGTATTTTTTTCCTGATCCTTTTCTTTGTTTCGATCTTAGGATTGATTGTATGTAAGGAAAAGAAACCAATCCGTGAATTGGAAGGATTTGTTGTTAAAAGTGTAATTCATCCTAGCAATAACCCATTCAATCAAGAAAAGGTGGAGCTTGGCAAAACTTTATATTTCGATTCTAGACTTTCTTTCAACCAAGATGTAAGTTGCGCGAGCTGTCATAATACCGCTTCTCCCTCCGAAGGTTTTCCTCGTACTAAGATCCATAATCCTGCTCCTTCTCTTACCAATGTAGCATTGTATAAAGATGTGTTTAAGGATCCGGAAGCAAAAGAATTAGAAGATCTTGTAAAAGACAAAGTACATTCTAAACTGATGTTCCAGAATGAAACAAAGCTTGTACAAAGGATCTCTTCTATCCAAGGTTATAAGGAACTATTTGAAAAGGCATATGGAGATCCTGAAATTTCAGCAGAAAGGATCGTATTAGCTCTTTCCACCTTCCAAAGAACGATCGTAAGTAAAAATTCTAGCTTTGATAAATTTGTAATGGGGGAAGATACAGCGCTCACTCCGGCTCAGATCCGAGGTTGGAATGTTTTTCAGAACAAGGCAAAATGTATCCAATGCCACCAAGGTCCAAACTTCTCCGATTCTGAATTACATACGACAGGTCTTGCAGGGATCAAAGATAAGGTTAGAACTCCTACATTAAGGGATGTCACCAAAAAGAAAACATTCATGCACAATGGGATTTTCGGATCGATAGAAGATACAGTGAACCATTTTGCGGAAGGTGGCCATTCCAAAGCGGTGCATGATCCAATGTTAAAACCTGCGGAACTTTCCGATCAGGACAAAAAGGATTTGATCGAATTTTTAAAAGCGTTAGAAGGGGAGCCAATCCAATTGGAAATCCCTTCTATTCCAAAAGCTTAA
- a CDS encoding NAD(P)/FAD-dependent oxidoreductase — protein sequence MSKKKVLIVGGGYAGIAAANRLARKSSGVEITLITAEPTFREKIRNHQVIAGTKGKDFQIRNLLNPKVSLIIQRVERISPKENKVLLNDGTTFEYDYLGYTTGMRAGDPGSKGINYFSVASFQDSERLRKELSNHPNAKITVLGGGLSGIEVATELAENYPFAKITLLDSDKIGKNFSPGAVLYMKEVLKNLHVNLIEGERGEYLLEDKIKTSSGTQVLHDYCVISAGLIASDLGKNSGLESNKIGQVYLNRYMQVPEYSNIIGAGDGVKIPGEEYSYLRMACATALPMGIYMGERISNLLGNKSIIGQKPFELAYVGRCVSLGRKEGLFQFLNYDDSPKDKFWTGRLGAFVKELICKFTVFSFKAEKYFDFYAIPQPKENTLVKQNERLATIEK from the coding sequence ATGTCAAAGAAAAAGGTATTGATCGTAGGTGGAGGTTACGCAGGGATCGCAGCGGCAAACAGATTGGCGCGCAAAAGTTCCGGGGTAGAAATTACTCTGATCACTGCAGAACCTACTTTTAGAGAAAAGATCAGAAACCACCAAGTGATCGCAGGAACCAAAGGAAAAGATTTCCAGATCCGAAATTTATTGAATCCGAAGGTAAGTCTTATCATCCAAAGAGTAGAAAGAATATCTCCGAAAGAAAACAAAGTTCTCTTAAATGATGGAACCACTTTCGAATACGATTACCTGGGTTATACAACAGGAATGAGAGCAGGAGATCCAGGAAGTAAGGGGATCAACTATTTCTCAGTAGCAAGTTTCCAGGATTCGGAAAGATTGCGAAAAGAATTAAGCAATCATCCTAATGCAAAAATTACCGTATTAGGTGGAGGACTTTCAGGGATAGAAGTAGCTACAGAACTCGCCGAAAATTATCCATTTGCAAAAATAACACTTTTGGATTCGGATAAGATCGGGAAAAATTTCTCACCTGGTGCAGTTCTCTATATGAAAGAAGTCCTGAAAAATCTACATGTGAACCTGATCGAAGGAGAAAGAGGAGAATATCTATTGGAAGATAAGATCAAAACTTCCAGTGGCACACAAGTCCTTCATGATTATTGCGTGATCTCCGCAGGTCTCATCGCCTCCGATCTGGGAAAAAATTCAGGTTTGGAATCCAATAAAATCGGCCAGGTTTACTTGAATAGGTACATGCAAGTTCCTGAATATTCCAATATTATCGGAGCAGGAGACGGAGTAAAGATCCCGGGAGAAGAATATTCTTATTTGAGAATGGCCTGTGCAACAGCTCTTCCAATGGGAATTTACATGGGAGAAAGGATATCAAACTTATTAGGAAATAAATCTATAATAGGACAAAAACCTTTCGAATTAGCGTATGTAGGGCGTTGTGTAAGTTTAGGGAGAAAAGAAGGCCTGTTCCAATTCTTGAACTATGACGATAGTCCTAAGGACAAATTTTGGACTGGAAGATTAGGAGCCTTCGTGAAAGAGCTTATTTGCAAATTCACAGTCTTCTCCTTTAAAGCCGAAAAATATTTCGATTTTTATGCGATCCCTCAACCTAAAGAGAATACTTTAGTCAAACAAAACGAAAGATTAGCGACGATAGAAAAATGA
- the rsfS gene encoding ribosome silencing factor codes for MSPSPKNTPENTMEILKTIYKIMQDKKCEEIAVLNLESVHSYLSFFLICTVNSAVQANAVAREIKKALKSFKLPHKETDKTGTSASSGWTLLDYGEFIVHIMTPEKREYYNLDRLWRDAERIELS; via the coding sequence ATGAGTCCTTCTCCCAAAAATACCCCGGAAAACACGATGGAAATCCTGAAAACTATCTATAAGATCATGCAGGATAAAAAATGCGAAGAGATCGCGGTTCTAAACCTTGAATCCGTGCATTCATACTTAAGCTTCTTTTTGATTTGCACTGTGAACTCCGCAGTGCAAGCAAATGCAGTAGCGAGAGAGATCAAAAAAGCATTAAAAAGTTTTAAATTACCTCATAAAGAAACGGATAAAACAGGAACATCCGCTTCTTCCGGTTGGACATTGCTGGACTATGGCGAATTTATAGTCCATATCATGACCCCGGAAAAAAGAGAATATTATAATCTAGATAGACTTTGGAGAGATGCAGAGCGAATAGAACTCTCTTAA